One genomic region from Streptomyces sp. NBC_00457 encodes:
- the nrdR gene encoding transcriptional regulator NrdR: MHCPFCRHPDSRVVDSRTTDDGTSIRRRRQCPDCSRRFTTVETCSLMVVKRSGVTEPFSRTKVINGVRKACQGRPVTEDALAQLGQRVEEAVRATGSAELTTHDVGLAILGPLQELDLVAYLRFASVYRAFDSLEDFEAAIAELREEMRRPGADDEDARAGSQEDDRGPGGTTQVPVPANAAD; the protein is encoded by the coding sequence ATGCACTGCCCCTTCTGCAGGCACCCCGACAGCCGTGTCGTCGACAGTCGTACGACCGATGACGGCACGTCGATCCGCAGGCGCCGCCAGTGTCCGGACTGCTCCCGTCGTTTCACGACCGTGGAGACGTGTTCGCTCATGGTGGTCAAGCGGTCCGGAGTCACCGAGCCTTTCAGCCGTACCAAGGTCATCAACGGCGTGCGCAAGGCATGCCAGGGACGACCTGTCACCGAGGACGCGCTCGCCCAGCTCGGCCAGCGGGTCGAGGAGGCGGTGCGGGCCACCGGAAGCGCCGAGCTGACCACCCATGACGTGGGGCTGGCCATACTCGGCCCGTTGCAGGAGCTCGATCTCGTCGCCTATCTGCGATTCGCCTCCGTCTACCGGGCGTTCGACTCGCTGGAGGACTTCGAGGCCGCCATCGCGGAACTCAGGGAAGAGATGCGACGTCCCGGCGCCGACGACGAAGACGCGCGCGCGGGGAGCCAGGAAGACGATCGCGGGCCCGGGGGGACCACTCAGGTCCCCGTGCCCGCCAACGCCGCCGACTGA
- the lexA gene encoding transcriptional repressor LexA: MTTTADSATITAQDRSQGRLEPVHAMNEATNPEGHKRSLPGRPPGIRADSSGLTDRQRRVIEVIRDSVQRRGYPPSMREIGQAVGLSSTSSVAHQLMALERKGFLRRDPHRPRAYEVRGSDQAASVQPTDTAGKPAASYVPLVGRIAAGGPILAEESVEDVFPLPRQLVGDGELFVLKVVGDSMIEAAICDGDWVTVRRQPVAENGDIVAAMLEGEATVKRFKREDGHVWLLPHNSAYEPIPGDDATILGKVVAVLRRV, translated from the coding sequence GTGACCACCACCGCAGACAGTGCCACCATCACTGCCCAGGACCGCTCCCAGGGCCGACTCGAGCCGGTGCATGCGATGAACGAAGCCACCAATCCCGAGGGGCACAAGCGCTCCCTACCGGGCCGACCTCCGGGGATCCGGGCGGACAGCTCGGGCCTCACAGACCGGCAGCGCCGCGTCATCGAGGTCATCAGGGACTCTGTGCAACGGCGCGGATACCCGCCGTCGATGCGCGAGATCGGGCAGGCTGTCGGCCTTTCCAGCACATCCTCCGTCGCACACCAGCTGATGGCACTGGAGCGCAAGGGCTTCCTGCGCCGTGACCCGCACCGTCCGCGCGCGTACGAAGTGCGAGGCTCGGACCAGGCCGCCTCCGTGCAGCCCACGGACACCGCGGGCAAGCCGGCCGCGTCGTATGTGCCGCTGGTCGGCCGTATCGCCGCCGGTGGCCCGATCCTGGCCGAGGAGTCGGTCGAGGACGTCTTCCCCCTCCCCCGCCAGCTGGTCGGTGACGGTGAGCTGTTCGTACTGAAGGTCGTCGGCGACTCGATGATCGAGGCCGCGATCTGCGACGGCGACTGGGTCACGGTCCGCCGCCAGCCCGTCGCCGAGAACGGCGACATCGTGGCCGCCATGCTCGAGGGCGAGGCCACCGTCAAGCGCTTCAAGCGCGAGGACGGCCATGTCTGGCTCCTCCCGCACAACTCGGCGTACGAGCCGATCCCGGGCGACGACGCCACCATCCTCGGCAAGGTGGTGGCTGTGCTGCGGCGCGTGTGA